From Harpia harpyja isolate bHarHar1 chromosome 19, bHarHar1 primary haplotype, whole genome shotgun sequence, one genomic window encodes:
- the LOC128154463 gene encoding uncharacterized protein LOC128154463 isoform X3, which yields MFSPVGCRREFLGCSREPGPWQAGPPPSHAHGPQDVWDKPPWEHQHRRGRGGWCPRGPWDPRPFPGPADFHGNEEGRWAPHDCPPSPSWDDREDRGGPEEFFGEGWHRPGPWDPRPFPGPANFHGNEEDRRWAAHNRAPPPPWDDREDNQGPEDYFGEDWDQPGPWDPGHFPGPADFHGNEEDRRWAPHDRHPPPHWNDREDNQGPEDCFGEGWHREPWSGPSCFAWSEFPGEEQHPPWPPASLPGWVAVLRVGGPCSRGVVSRGAGTTLCSSAQPRGDAVLKLALLRVGGVAPETPSSLNPPPWGCLCSRRERGSFQDGCPSWGYHGLGGKRSRRLRRGHRELTLVQRLPCSWPSRGNRPFCKSSHSLPGTSQPGVKEQQHSASPQLLMSCKGGVLSRKQTAQGPPAASKKVPEPPSPASSPQKSPATDPRAATEAAEPEQAAEAASVEPGARQKPAGSHSQVETALETEPAPSEKSPAGTGEQLEVEPCSQSVPKAGAGGGSHPHSPTAPPEPAEKVHAAAGSAGEAGAELCPCSGGEQHLQNGAEEAKGEAACDEVLPGATVEPDAQPSQACSDICAVPETSPGTQHHPGSGETELAADSQHQLCSTLPTPSPASTDLRSAAVLARKEEIELSYQQFSLTIAVVATMLLQKEPSMEAALGLALRANLRQGRIHHLQELEDFIDSYDSATLSR from the exons ATGTTCTCGCCGGTGGGCTGCAGGAGGGAATTCCTGGGCTGCTCCAGGGAG CCCGGTCCATGGCAGGCTGGACCACCACCGTCCCACGCTCACGGCCCCCAGGACGTCTGGGACAAGCCGCCCTGGGAGCACCAGCACAGGAGAGGCAGGGGCGGATGGTGCCCG CGCGGTCCATGGGACCCCAGACCCTTCCCTGGCCCTGCCGACTTCCATGGGAACGAGGAGGGCAGATGGGCACCCCACGACTGTCCCCCATCACCCTCTTGGGATGACAGAGAAGACAGAGGAGGACCTGAGGAATTCTTCGGAGAGGGCTGGCACCGG CCCGGTCCCTGGGACCCCAGACCCTTCCCTGGCCCCGCCAACTTCCATGGGAATGAGGAGGACAGGAGATGGGCAGCCCACAACCGTGCCCCGCCACCCCCTTGGGATGACAGAGAAGACAACCAAGGACCTGAGGACTACTTCGGAGAGGACTGGGACCAG CCCGGTCCCTGGGACCCCGGACACTTCCCTGGCCCTGCCGACTTCCATGGGAACGAGGAGGACAGGAGATGGGCACCCCACGACCGTCACCCACCACCCCATTGGAATGACAGGGAAGACAACCAAGGACCTGAGGACTGCTTCGGAGAGGGCTGGCACCGG GAGCCGTGGTCTGGCCCCAGCTGCTTTGCCTGGTCTGAATTTCCCGGCGAGGAACAACACCCACCGTGGCCCCCCGCCAGCCTGCCAGGGTGGGTGGCCGTGCTGAGGGTGGGGGGACCGTGCAGCCGTGGGGTGGTGAGCAGGGGTGCCGGGACCACGCTTTGCTCCAGTGCACAGCCAAGGGGGGATGCAGTGCTGAAGCTGGCCCTGCTCAGGGTGGGGGGGGTTGCACCAGAGACCCCTTCCAGCCTAAATCCCCCACCCTGGGGCTGCCTTTGCTCCCGCAGAGAGCGAGGCAGCTTTCAGGATGGCTGCCCATCCTGGGGCTATCACGGCCTGGGTGGGAAACGCAGCAGACGCCTTCGCCGTGGCCACCGAGAGTTAACCTTGGTCCAGCGCCTTCCGTGTTCCTGGCCCTCCAGAG GGAATCGGCCGTTCTGCAAGTCCTCTCATTCCCTCCCTGGGACAAGCCAGCCAGGGGTCAAAGAGCAGCAGCActctgcttctccccagctgcttATGTCCTGCAAAGGTGGTGTGCTGAGCAGGAAGCAGACGGCTCAG GGCCCGCCGGCAGCGAGCAAGAAGGTCCCggagccccccagcccggccAGCAGCCCTCAGAAGAGCCCGGCCACTGATCCCCGGGCTGCGACAGAGGCTGCAGAGCCGGAGCAGGCAGCAGAAGCGGCGTCG GTCGAGCCAGGAGCCAGGCAGAAACCTGCAGGCAGCCACAGCCAAGTggaaacagctttggaaacagAGCCAGCCCCGTCGGAGAAGAGCCCTGCTGGGACGGGGGAGCAACTTGAG GTAGAGCCGTGCAGCCAAAGTGTCCCTAAGGCTGGTGCAGGTGGTGGGTCACATCCCCACAGTCCAACAGCCCCTCCGGAGCCTGCCGAGAAGGTCCACGCCGCGGCCGGCTCTGCTGGAGAGGCGGGTGCTGAGCTCTGCCCGTGCTCCGGGGGAGAGCAGCATCTGCAGAACGGAGCTGAAGAAGCCAAGGGAGAAGCTGCCTGCGATGAG gtcctgccgggagcTACCGTGGAGCCTGACGCACAGCCCAGCCAGGCTTGCTCCGATATCTGTGCTGTGCCAGAGACCTCACCAGGGACCCAGCACCATCCTGGGTCCGGTGAGACGGAACTG GCTGCCGAcagccagcaccagctctgctccaCGCTCCCGACACCCTCCCCGGCCAGCACGGACCTCCGCTCCGCCGCCGTCCTCGCCAGGAAGGAGGAGATCGAGCTG TCGTACCAGCAGTTCAGCCTGACCATCGCGGTGGTGGCCACgatgctgctgcagaaggagccCTCCATGGAGGCGGCGCTGGGGCTGGCGCTGAGAGCCAACCTCCGCCAGGGCCGGATCCATCACCTCCAGGAGCTGGAGGATTTCATCGACAGCTATGACTCGGCCACCCTCAGCCGCTGA